A single Oryza brachyantha chromosome 8, ObraRS2, whole genome shotgun sequence DNA region contains:
- the LOC102702682 gene encoding uncharacterized protein LOC102702682 isoform X1, with protein sequence MATAVASQPRAAVCGASTSKIYTLEKVDGFRLVCRSVVDLRSQKFHPRISKRKCYFRSSASEGEKIIHGARWLEFRRQRVAFQRTRRIIHLIPLASQDDSSGLSVNGSPQVDSASEMDDIRVKLVKALQSEDISTGLVQSIHDAARSIELAFLDHSKSSKNSWFPKQWLGVDNNEWIKPLSYQAAVGSLLQAVIDVSSRGNGRDRDINVFVQRSLSRLLSSLEGAIQNELSKREPTLYQWYSSDQNPLVVRTFVNSFENDPQFNSATAICHESQPMNTSESDLSLLMLGLTCLAAITKLGSTKVSCQQFFSTVPDIIGRFMDMLIEFVPLSKAYTLTKDIGLQREFLCNFGPRAADSKFSGDRGVEISFWIDLVQKQLLRVLDREKIWSRLTTSESIEVLEKDLAIFGFFIALGRSTQAYLSSNRLTNLDDSINDIVRYLIGGSVLYYPQLSSISSYQLYVEVVCEELEWLPFYSGDVPTATIEGREDMHKGEVISRVLNVCSYWMTSFIKYSSWLENPSNVKAARFLSKGHAMLSDCMKELDLTRYDMPKDQTFPEPQEHLVGRTELASFDKSLESVEEALVKLENLLQELHLSSSNSGKEDLRAACSDLEMIRRLKKEAEFLEASFRAKTEYLEADASSIPLPPTVEEGRGQATSSANESLTPQKPTNRVENKRRPFWDLFGRTNGRRVEPVQQTSEQNASVADVDKKDTESNDILRFEQLRRELIELEKRVQKSADNAQMEETYVANETLDSSVSSPPVSVPSGPASKKENVITKSVEKVKETTTTVVQGTQLLAIDTGAAMGLLRRALIGDELTQKEKQALQRTLTDLASVVPIGILMLLPVTAVGHAAILAFIQRYVPSMIPSTYAPERLDLLRQLEKVKEMGVAEGSSEEMAEAVISRGDQAK encoded by the exons CACATCAAAGATTTACACTCTGGAGAAAGTAGATGGATTCAGATTAGTGTGCAGAAGTGTGGTTGATTTGAGGAGTCAAAAATTTCATCCGCGCATTTCTAAAAGAAAGTGCTATTTCAGGAGTTCGGCATCAGAAGGCGAGAAGATCATTCACGGTGCTAGATGGCTAGAATTCAGGAGACAGAGGGTAGCATTTCAGAGAACTAGAAGAATAATCCATCTTATTCCTCTGGCTTCTCAAGATGATAGCAGTGGTTTATCTGTTAACGGATCTCCACAAGTTGATTCGGCAAGCGAGATGGATGATATAAGGGTGAAATTGGTTAAAGCACTGCAAAGCGAAGATATAAGCACTGGACTTGTCCAATCAATACATGATGCTGCGAGATCTATTGAATTGGCTTTCCTAGATCACAGCAAATCATCAAAAAACTCTTGGTTTCCAAAGCAATGGCTTGGTGTCGATAACAATGAATGGATAAAACCACTGTCTTACCAG GCTGCTGTTGGTTCGTTGTTGCAAGCAGTTATTGATGTTTCATCTAGGGGAAATGGCAGGGATAGAGATATCAATGTCTTTGTTCAGAGGAG CTTATCCCGCCTGCTTAGTTCTCTAGAGGGTGCTATCCAGAATGAGCTGTCCAAAAGGGAACCTACATTATATCAGTGGTACTCATCGGATCAAAATCCTTTGGTGGTGAGGACATTTGTTAACTCTTTTGAAAATGATCCACAGTTTAACTCGGCAACAGCAAT ATGCCATGAAAGTCAGCCAATGAATACTAGTGAAAGTGACCTTTCTCTACTTATGTTAGGTTTGACGTGTCTTGCTGCTATCACAAAACTTGGATCAACAAAAGTTTCTTGTCAGCAATTCTTCTCCACGGTGCCTGATATTATTGGTCGATTCATGGATATGCTTATTGAATTTGTCCCTCTAAGTAAAGCATATACCTTGACAAAAGATATTGGTCTTCAGAGAGAATTCCTTTGCAATTTTGGTCCTCGTGCTGCCGACTCTAAGTTTTCCGGTGATCGTGGAGTTGAGATATCATTTTGGATTGATCTTGTTCAGAAACAGTTACTACGGGTACTTGATCGTGAAAAGATTTGGTCAAGATTGACAACAAGTGAAAGTATTGAG GTTTTGGAAAAGGATTTAGcaatttttgggtttttcattGCTTTAGGCAGAAGTACACAAGCATATTTGTCTTCCAATCGTCTTACCAATCTGGATGACTCAATCAACGATATTGTAAG GTATCTTATTGGTGGGAGTGTTTTGTACTATCCACAGTTGTCCTCGATTAGTTCTTATCAGTTATATGTGGAG GTAGTTTGCGAGGAGCTTGAGTGGCTTCCATTTTACAGTGGTGATGTGCCAACTGCAACAATTGAAGGGAGAGAAGATATGCATAAAGGCGAAGTAATATCAAGAGTGCTAAATGTGTGCTCTTATTGGATGACTAGTTTTATAAAGTACAGCTCATGGCTTGAGAACCCTTCAAATGTAAAGGCAGCCAGGTTCCTCTCTAAGGG GCATGCCATGTTGAGTGATTGCATGAAGGAACTGGACTTAACAAG ATATGACATGCCAAAAGACCAAACCTTTCCAGAACCCCAAGAACATTTGGTTGGTAGGACAGAGCTAGCCTCTTTTGACAAG TCACTTGAAAGTGTTGAGGAAGCTTTGGTTAAGTTAGAAAATTTGCTCCAAGAATTGCATCTTTCAAGTTCCAACTCCGGTAAGGAGGATCTAAGGGCTGCATGTTCTGATCTTGAAATGATCAGAAGGCTGAAGAAAGAGGCTGAGTTTCTTGAGGCTTCCTTTCGAGCAAAAACAGAATATCTTGAG GCTGATGCTAGTAGCATTCCATTACCTCCCACTGTCGAGGAAGGCCGTGGACAGGCAACTAGCAGTGCTAATGAGAGTTTAACACCACAAAAACCAACAAACAG AGTGGAGAATAAACGTCGTCCATTTTGGGACCTCTTTGGTAGGACTAATGGAAGGAGAGTTGAGCCTGTCCAACAAACATCAGAACAAAAT GCTTCTGTTGCTGATGTGGATAAGAAAGACACAGAGTCAAATGATATCCTCCGGTTTGAACAGTTGAGACGCGAGCTGATTGAGCTAGAAAAAAGAGTTCAAAAGAGTGCAGATAATGCTCAAATGGAG GAGACATATGTTGCAAATGAAACATTAGATTCTTCTGTGTCATCGCCTCCAGTGTCGGTGCCTTCTGGTCCAGCtagcaagaaagaaaatgttaTTACCAAATCAGTAGAGAAGGTCAAGGAAACTACAACG ACTGTTGTGCAAGGGACACAACTCTTAGCAATTGACACAGGAGCTGCCATGGGTTTGTTAAGAAGAGCTCTTATCGGGGATGAACTCACTCAGAAGGAGAAGCAGGCTCTACAAAGAACTCTGACAGATTTAGCATCTGTTGTTCCTATAGGAATACTCATGCTTCTGCCA GTAACTGCTGTTGGGCATGCTGCTATTTTGGCTTTCATCCAGAGATATGTGCCTTCCATG ATCCCATCCACCTATGCACCCGAGAGGTTAGATCTCCTCAGGCAGCTGGAAAAAGTGAAGGAAATGGGAGTTGCTGAAGGCAGTAGTGAAGAAATGGCAGAGGCCGTAATTTCGAGAGGTGACCAAGCGAAATAG
- the LOC102715502 gene encoding blue copper protein-like: MASSASVLAAMLVAVGCAAAASATEMDFYVGDAQGWTTGVDYTAWAKGKPFEANDRLVFRYSGEQHTVTEVTKSDYDACAVSGTPIITAEWRQTAVTFITLRPGTHYYFCKVGNHCVSGMKLAVTVSNSSDTPRAQPWSPPRAAPTGASTRLHAGSGAVVAAAAVGVLVKLALW, from the exons ATGGCCTCCTCTGCTTCGGTTCTGGCCGCGatgctcgtcgccgtcggctgcGCCGCGGCAGCCTCGGCGACGGAGATGGACTTCTACGTCGGCGATGCGCAGGGGTGGACGACCGGCGTCGACTACACTGCATGGGCAAAGGGCAAACCGTTCGAGGCTAACGACAGACTCG TATTCAGATACTCCGGGGAGCAGCACACGGTGACGGAGGTGACCAAGAGCGACTACGACGCCTGCGCCGTGAGCGGCACCCCCATCATCACCGCTGAATGGCGTCAAACGGCTGTGACGTTCATAACCCTCAGGCCAGGCACGCACTACTACTTCTGCAAGGTCGGCAACCACTGTGTCAGCGGCATGAagctcgccgtcaccgtctcCAACTCCAGCGACACCCCCAGGGCGCAGCCCTGGTCCccgcctcgcgccgcgccgactGGCGCGTCCACACGCCTgcacgccggcagcggcgccgtcgtcgcggccgccgcggttGGGGTCCTCGTCAAGCTCGCGCTCTGGTGA
- the LOC102702962 gene encoding uncharacterized protein LOC102702962, translating into MRSFLIQLLKDHDVPGYRTHNAWSKDAWTSIASQLNNRFSLLYTVNQVKQKKQDLKKEYRSVKDLLAGSGFGWDSERMMVDAPESVWATFAARKNSKEPLQWKDKSYPYFDELSALYDGRYAEGRTRRGMDYYASKTHDAFISIDESTDAYHSPLPNLQGPGEPGLDLFDKKETEDTNLDVAHRSSTPMQHMKSTPTCKQPCPEKPSKCAKRQKTSPTEPTDGFHERYLQLKQEEINRFAAIEERKLHDPYSINKCITTLEGLDGLQTSDILMASDIFQSTNNREVFLSYSSDALKLAWIRREIARSNPNY; encoded by the exons ATGAGGTCATTTCTTATTCAGCTGTTGAAAGATCATGATGTACCTGGTTATCGAACACACAATGCATGGAGCAAGGATGCATGGACAAGTATTGCTTCTCAATTAAATAACAGGTTTAGTCTATTATATACTGTTAACCAAGTCAAGCAAAAAAAGCAAGATTTGAAGAAGGAATATCGAAGTGTTAAGGATTTGTTAGCTGGAAGTGGCTTTGGATGGGATAGTGAGAGAATGATGGTAGATGCACCTGAGAGTGTTTGGGCCACGTTTGCTGCTCGCAAGAACAGCAAGGAACCCCTCCAATGGAAAGACAAGTCTTACCCATACTTTGATGAATTATCTGCACTTTACGATG GCCGTTATGCTGAAGGAAGGACTCGTCGTGGTATGGACTATTATGCAAGCAAGACACATGATGCATTCATCTCTATTGATGAAAGTACTGATGCTTACCACAGTCCATTACCTAATTTACAAGGTCCAGGTGAACCTGGTTTggatttatttgataaaaaagaaactgagGATACAAATTTGGATGTTGCCCACCGGTCATCAACACCAATGCAACACATGAAGTCTACACCAACCTGCAAACAACCTTGTCCAGAAAAGCCTAGTAAATGTGCAAAAAGACAGAAGACAAGTCCTACTGAACCAACTGATGGATTTCATGAGAGATACCTACAATTGAAGCAGGAAGAAATAAATCGATTTGCAGCTATTGAAGAGAGGAAACTACATGATCCCTACAGTATTAACAAGTGCATCACAACTCTTGAAGGCTTGGATGGTCTACAAACAAGTGACATTCTGATGGCATCAGATATATTCCAatcaacaaataacagagaagtTTTCTTGTCATATTCTAGTGATGCACTAAAATTGGCATGGATTAGAAGGGAGATTGCACGTAGCAACCCAAATTATTAG
- the LOC102714941 gene encoding mavicyanin-like, whose translation MTSSSALVALLVVGCAAVASAMELTFYVGDAKGWTTGVDYTAWAKGQAIEAKDTLVFRYDRNQHTVTEVTKSNYDACAVSATPVSDFRSGLTIFSDLKAGTSRYFICTVGNHCAGGMKLAVAVSNSSSGDVPRAQPWSPPRSTGGASAHLHAGNAVAAAAVGVLVKLALF comes from the exons ATGACCTCCTCTTCGGCTCTTGTAGCACTGCTCGTCGTCGGCTGCGCCGCTGTGGCCTCGGCGATGGAATTGACGTTCTACGTCGGCGACGCCAAGGGGTGGACGACTGGTGTTGATTACACAGCCTGGGCGAAGGGCCAAGCCATCGAGGCTAAAGACACGCTTG TGTTCAGATACGATAGGAATCAGCACACGGTGACAGAAGTGACCAAGAGCAACTACGACGCGTGCGCCGTCAGCGCCACGCCGGTCAGCGACTTCCGAAGCGGGCTGACGATATTCTCGGACCTCAAGGCCGGCACGAGTCGCTACTTCATCTGCACCGTCGGCAACCACTGCGCCGGCGGCATGAAGCTCGCCGTCGCGGTCTCCAACTCCAGCTCCGGCGACGTCCCCAGGGCGCAGCCCTGGTCACCCCCTCGTtccaccggcggcgcgtcCGCGCACCTGCACGCCGGTAatgccgtcgccgcggccgccgttgGGGTCCTCGTCAAGCTCGCGCTCTTCTGA
- the LOC102715780 gene encoding blue copper protein-like has translation MAASSSVLIKLLVLVGCALAASAATTHTVGGSAGWSTGQTYDTWASGQTFAVGDKLVFNFAGGHTVTEVTKSDYEACSVSGNPISDTTTGPATIDLTSAGAHYYICTVAGHCTGGMKLAITVGSGSVSGTPPSTTPGSGTPPTTPSSSKPNGASASLQASAVAAAAAGVLVKLALF, from the exons ATGGCCGCTTCGTCGTCGGTTCTGATCAAGCTGCTCGTCCTCGTCGGCTGCGCTctggcggcctcggcggcgacgacgcacaCCGTAGGTGGTTCAGCGGGGTGGTCGACCGGTCAGACGTACGATACTTGGGCAAGTGGGCAAACCTTCGCGGTCGGAGACAAGCTCG tgTTCAACTTCGCCGGAGGGCACACGGTGACGGAGGTGACTAAGAGCGACTACGAAGCCTGCAGCGTCAGCGGCAACCCGATCAGCGACACCACCACCGGCCCCGCCACCATCGACCTCACCTCCGCCGGCGCGCACTACTACATCTGCACCGTCGCCGGGCACTGCACAGGCGGCATGAAGCTGGCCATCACCGTGGGCAGCGGCTCCGTCTCCGGGACGCCGCCCAGCACCACCCCGGGGAGTGGCACGCCACCCACcaccccttcctcctccaagCCGAACGGCGCGTCGGCCAGCCTGCAGgccagcgccgtcgccgccgcggccgccggcgtcctcgTCAAGCTCGCCCTCTTCTGA
- the LOC121055161 gene encoding putative nuclease HARBI1 translates to MYPSYRRRSNSDDEFIHFVLPTLENSSQSSSTRRSMHTSKLSGGCRVHEILAGHERLCKRNFRMEVGIFHALVDKLREKGYLANTIYVSVEEQVAIFLYAVAKNATNETLQDWFQHSPDTIHRYFKAVLNAITNLTSVYIRAPSLHPHPILSKPQFYPFFKNCIGAIDGTHIPMKLPLDEQEPYRNRKQTISQNCMVACDFDLKFVHIHPGWEGSASDARVLHDALNHGFEVPNGKFYLVDAGYANTPQFLAPYRGTRYHLKEQGRARQRPQNYKELFNLRHAQLRNHVERIIGIYKMRFPILKVASHFPKEKQVDISVACAVLHNFIRLYNGDMTWPSNATMDIDQEQIIDVPDGDHNYQDDINAFNFSREAGNQMRDDIARQMWDQYISRRTSR, encoded by the exons ATGTATCCAAGCTACCGACGTAGGTCAAATAGTGACGATGAGTTCATTCATTTTGTTTTGCCTACCTTAGAAAATTCATCACAATCATCTTCTACTAGGAGATCAATGCACACATCAAAACTTTCAGGGGGTTGTCGTGTTCATGAGATTTTAGCTGGACATGAAAGATTATGTAAAAGGAACTTTCGCATGGAAGTTGGCATTTTTCATGCACTAGTCGACAAGTTGCGTGAGAAAGGGTACCTAGCTAACACAATATATGTTTCAGTGGAAGAGCAAGTTGCTATATTCTTGTATGCAGTAGCAAAAAATGCAACCAATGAAACACTTCAAGATTGGTTTCAGCATAGTCCAGACACAATACATCGATATTTCAAAGCAGTGTTGAATGCAATAACAAATCTTACATCTGTCTACATTCGTGCACCTTCCCTGCATCCACATCCAATCTTGAGCAAGCCACAGTTCTACCCTTTTTTTAAG AATTGCATTGGTGCTATAGATGGTACTCACATCCCTATGAAACTTCCATTGGATGAGCAAGAGCCATACAGAAATAGGAAGCAAACAATCTCACAAAATTGTATGGTTGCTTGTGATTTTGATTTGAAGTTTGTGCATATACATCCTGGATGGGAGGGGTCAGCTTCAGATGCAAGGGTTTTGCATGATGCACTTAACCATGGTTTTGAAGTTCCAAATGGTAAATTTTATCTTGTAGATGCTGGTTATGCAAATACACCCCAATTTCTAGCTCCATATCGTGGTACTAGGTATCATTTAAAAGAACAAGGAAGAGCTCGCCAAAGGCCACAAAATTATAAGGAATTATTTAATCTTCGACATGCTCAACTTCGGAATCATGTTGAGAGAATTATTGGCATCTACAAAATGAGATTTCCTATACTAAAAGTGGCTTCACattttccaaaagaaaaacaggttGACATATCTGTGGCTTGTGCTGTTCTACATAACTTTATACGCCTATACAATGGAGATATGACTTGGCCTAGTAATGCTACCATGGATATTGATCAAGAGCAGATTATTGATGTGCCAGATGGAGACCATAACTATCAGGATGATATTAATGCATTTAATTTCTCTAGGGAAGCAGGAAATCAAATGCGAGATGACATAGCACGACAAATGTGGGATCAGTACATATCCCGAAGGACTTCAAGATAG
- the LOC102702682 gene encoding uncharacterized protein LOC102702682 isoform X2 — MATAVASQPRAAVCGARSSASEGEKIIHGARWLEFRRQRVAFQRTRRIIHLIPLASQDDSSGLSVNGSPQVDSASEMDDIRVKLVKALQSEDISTGLVQSIHDAARSIELAFLDHSKSSKNSWFPKQWLGVDNNEWIKPLSYQAAVGSLLQAVIDVSSRGNGRDRDINVFVQRSLSRLLSSLEGAIQNELSKREPTLYQWYSSDQNPLVVRTFVNSFENDPQFNSATAICHESQPMNTSESDLSLLMLGLTCLAAITKLGSTKVSCQQFFSTVPDIIGRFMDMLIEFVPLSKAYTLTKDIGLQREFLCNFGPRAADSKFSGDRGVEISFWIDLVQKQLLRVLDREKIWSRLTTSESIEVLEKDLAIFGFFIALGRSTQAYLSSNRLTNLDDSINDIVRYLIGGSVLYYPQLSSISSYQLYVEVVCEELEWLPFYSGDVPTATIEGREDMHKGEVISRVLNVCSYWMTSFIKYSSWLENPSNVKAARFLSKGHAMLSDCMKELDLTRYDMPKDQTFPEPQEHLVGRTELASFDKSLESVEEALVKLENLLQELHLSSSNSGKEDLRAACSDLEMIRRLKKEAEFLEASFRAKTEYLEADASSIPLPPTVEEGRGQATSSANESLTPQKPTNRVENKRRPFWDLFGRTNGRRVEPVQQTSEQNASVADVDKKDTESNDILRFEQLRRELIELEKRVQKSADNAQMEETYVANETLDSSVSSPPVSVPSGPASKKENVITKSVEKVKETTTTVVQGTQLLAIDTGAAMGLLRRALIGDELTQKEKQALQRTLTDLASVVPIGILMLLPVTAVGHAAILAFIQRYVPSMIPSTYAPERLDLLRQLEKVKEMGVAEGSSEEMAEAVISRGDQAK, encoded by the exons GAGTTCGGCATCAGAAGGCGAGAAGATCATTCACGGTGCTAGATGGCTAGAATTCAGGAGACAGAGGGTAGCATTTCAGAGAACTAGAAGAATAATCCATCTTATTCCTCTGGCTTCTCAAGATGATAGCAGTGGTTTATCTGTTAACGGATCTCCACAAGTTGATTCGGCAAGCGAGATGGATGATATAAGGGTGAAATTGGTTAAAGCACTGCAAAGCGAAGATATAAGCACTGGACTTGTCCAATCAATACATGATGCTGCGAGATCTATTGAATTGGCTTTCCTAGATCACAGCAAATCATCAAAAAACTCTTGGTTTCCAAAGCAATGGCTTGGTGTCGATAACAATGAATGGATAAAACCACTGTCTTACCAG GCTGCTGTTGGTTCGTTGTTGCAAGCAGTTATTGATGTTTCATCTAGGGGAAATGGCAGGGATAGAGATATCAATGTCTTTGTTCAGAGGAG CTTATCCCGCCTGCTTAGTTCTCTAGAGGGTGCTATCCAGAATGAGCTGTCCAAAAGGGAACCTACATTATATCAGTGGTACTCATCGGATCAAAATCCTTTGGTGGTGAGGACATTTGTTAACTCTTTTGAAAATGATCCACAGTTTAACTCGGCAACAGCAAT ATGCCATGAAAGTCAGCCAATGAATACTAGTGAAAGTGACCTTTCTCTACTTATGTTAGGTTTGACGTGTCTTGCTGCTATCACAAAACTTGGATCAACAAAAGTTTCTTGTCAGCAATTCTTCTCCACGGTGCCTGATATTATTGGTCGATTCATGGATATGCTTATTGAATTTGTCCCTCTAAGTAAAGCATATACCTTGACAAAAGATATTGGTCTTCAGAGAGAATTCCTTTGCAATTTTGGTCCTCGTGCTGCCGACTCTAAGTTTTCCGGTGATCGTGGAGTTGAGATATCATTTTGGATTGATCTTGTTCAGAAACAGTTACTACGGGTACTTGATCGTGAAAAGATTTGGTCAAGATTGACAACAAGTGAAAGTATTGAG GTTTTGGAAAAGGATTTAGcaatttttgggtttttcattGCTTTAGGCAGAAGTACACAAGCATATTTGTCTTCCAATCGTCTTACCAATCTGGATGACTCAATCAACGATATTGTAAG GTATCTTATTGGTGGGAGTGTTTTGTACTATCCACAGTTGTCCTCGATTAGTTCTTATCAGTTATATGTGGAG GTAGTTTGCGAGGAGCTTGAGTGGCTTCCATTTTACAGTGGTGATGTGCCAACTGCAACAATTGAAGGGAGAGAAGATATGCATAAAGGCGAAGTAATATCAAGAGTGCTAAATGTGTGCTCTTATTGGATGACTAGTTTTATAAAGTACAGCTCATGGCTTGAGAACCCTTCAAATGTAAAGGCAGCCAGGTTCCTCTCTAAGGG GCATGCCATGTTGAGTGATTGCATGAAGGAACTGGACTTAACAAG ATATGACATGCCAAAAGACCAAACCTTTCCAGAACCCCAAGAACATTTGGTTGGTAGGACAGAGCTAGCCTCTTTTGACAAG TCACTTGAAAGTGTTGAGGAAGCTTTGGTTAAGTTAGAAAATTTGCTCCAAGAATTGCATCTTTCAAGTTCCAACTCCGGTAAGGAGGATCTAAGGGCTGCATGTTCTGATCTTGAAATGATCAGAAGGCTGAAGAAAGAGGCTGAGTTTCTTGAGGCTTCCTTTCGAGCAAAAACAGAATATCTTGAG GCTGATGCTAGTAGCATTCCATTACCTCCCACTGTCGAGGAAGGCCGTGGACAGGCAACTAGCAGTGCTAATGAGAGTTTAACACCACAAAAACCAACAAACAG AGTGGAGAATAAACGTCGTCCATTTTGGGACCTCTTTGGTAGGACTAATGGAAGGAGAGTTGAGCCTGTCCAACAAACATCAGAACAAAAT GCTTCTGTTGCTGATGTGGATAAGAAAGACACAGAGTCAAATGATATCCTCCGGTTTGAACAGTTGAGACGCGAGCTGATTGAGCTAGAAAAAAGAGTTCAAAAGAGTGCAGATAATGCTCAAATGGAG GAGACATATGTTGCAAATGAAACATTAGATTCTTCTGTGTCATCGCCTCCAGTGTCGGTGCCTTCTGGTCCAGCtagcaagaaagaaaatgttaTTACCAAATCAGTAGAGAAGGTCAAGGAAACTACAACG ACTGTTGTGCAAGGGACACAACTCTTAGCAATTGACACAGGAGCTGCCATGGGTTTGTTAAGAAGAGCTCTTATCGGGGATGAACTCACTCAGAAGGAGAAGCAGGCTCTACAAAGAACTCTGACAGATTTAGCATCTGTTGTTCCTATAGGAATACTCATGCTTCTGCCA GTAACTGCTGTTGGGCATGCTGCTATTTTGGCTTTCATCCAGAGATATGTGCCTTCCATG ATCCCATCCACCTATGCACCCGAGAGGTTAGATCTCCTCAGGCAGCTGGAAAAAGTGAAGGAAATGGGAGTTGCTGAAGGCAGTAGTGAAGAAATGGCAGAGGCCGTAATTTCGAGAGGTGACCAAGCGAAATAG
- the LOC102715226 gene encoding basic blue protein-like, with amino-acid sequence MASSASVLAAMLVAAGCAAAASAMEMDFYVGDAQGWTTGVNYTAWAKGKQFEANDTLLFFYARNQHTVTEVTKSDYDACAVSGNPISNFGGGALFTSIALSPGTHYFICRVGNHCASGMKLAVTVSNSSDTPRAQPWSRPRSAPTGASTRLHAGGGAVAAAAAVGVLVKLALW; translated from the exons ATGGCCTCCTCTGCTTCGGTTCTGGCCGCGatgctcgtcgccgccggctgcgccgcggcggcctcggcgatGGAGATGGACTTCTACGTCGGCGATGCGCAGGGGTGGACGACCGGCGTCAACTACACTGCGTGGGCAAAGGGCAAACAGTTCGAGGCTAACGACACACTCT TATTCTTCTACGCCAGAAACCAGCACACGGTGACGGAGGTGACCAAGAGCGACTACGACGCCTGCGCCGTGAGCGGCAACCCCATCAGCAACTTCGGAGGGGGTGCGCTTTTTACGTCAATAGCCCTCAGCCCAGGCACGCACTACTTCATCTGCAGAGTCGGCAACCACTGCGCCAGCGGCATGAagctcgccgtcaccgtctcCAACTCCAGCGACACCCCCAGGGCGCAGCCCTGGTCCCGGCCTCGCTCCGCGCCGACCGGCGCGTCCACACGCctgcacgccggcggcggcgccgtcgccgcggccgccgcggttGGGGTCCTCGTCAAGCTCGCGCTCTGGTGA
- the LOC121055209 gene encoding arabinogalactan protein 1-like, whose translation MARLHLVVVAMAMAMLFAAAAAQGPSASPTPAPKAQPPAATPPVRPPAAAPVSPPAQPPVLTPPPASSPAPAPNAAAPSPQAATPTAEPPALSPPAPEPTAQSPSEPPAASTPPPSAASGVPPASAAWAAAAAVAAVAAFY comes from the coding sequence ATGGCGCGCCTCCACCTCGTGGTcgtggccatggccatggccatgctcttcgccgccgcggcggcgcaggggcCGAGCGCCTCCCCGACGCCGGCTCCCAAGGCGCAgcctccggcggcgacgccgcctgTTCGGCcaccggccgcggcgccggtgtCCCCTCCGGCTCAGCCCCCGGTGCTGACGCCTCCCCCGGCCTCCTCACCGGCGCCCGCCcccaacgccgccgcgccgtcaccgcaGGCCGCGACGCCGACAGCGGAGCcccccgcgctctcgccgccggcgccggagccgacCGCGCAGTCTCCGTCcgagccgccggcggcctctaccccgccgccgagcgccgcgTCCGGAGTcccccccgcctccgccgcctgggccgctgcagCGGCCGTGGCAGCCGTCGCCGCGTTCTACTGA